The following are from one region of the Gadus chalcogrammus isolate NIFS_2021 chromosome 19, NIFS_Gcha_1.0, whole genome shotgun sequence genome:
- the tmem150c gene encoding transmembrane protein 150C, producing the protein MRSWSLWAFLPICFSLCTAIGLILVYFIARQYDTITSLGWQSSNNQRSPPYISIAGDQPPASCVFSQVMNMAAFMGFLIGFLRYLQLKPKVRKPWLNIASLITFSLASFGMTLVGNFQFSNDEAVHNAGTSLTFGLGTVFCWLQSIATLRLNLRNEGRRLGIIRFVLSAAITLSVLLFFSLMLRGHHLHGARTQWCLVMFLLAFIGTLSVEFRHFNFDVVCMEHQEPPVTLSDRFSVVSENHPGTTMQTQDHPGYF; encoded by the exons ATGAGGAGCTGGAGCTTGTGGGCATTTCTTCCCATATGCTTTTCATTATGCACCGCCATTGGACTCATACTTGT GTATTTCATCGCTCGACAATATGACACCATAACCTCTTTGGGTTGGCAGAGCAG taaTAATCAGAGATCTCCACCGTATATAAG TATCGCAGGCGATCAACCTCCCGCTAGCTGTGTCTTCAGTCAAGTTATGAATATGGCAGCTTTTATGG GATTCCTCATCGGGTTCCTCAGATACCTCCAGCTGAAGCCCAAAGTACGCAAGCCTTGGCTGAACATAGCCAGCCTGATCACCTTCTCTTTGGCCTCCTTTGGGATGACACTAGTGGGCAACTTCCAG TTCTCCAATGACGAGGCCGTTCACAACGCTGGCACCAGCCTGACCTTTGGCCTGGGCACGGTGTTCTGCTGGCTGCAGTCCATCGCCACCCTCAGACTCAATCTGAGGAACGAGGGAAGACGCTTGGGCATCATTCGCTTCGTGCTGTCGGCGGCCATCACCCTGAGCGTGCTGCTCT TCTTCTCCCTCATGTTGCGGGGTCATCATCTCCACGGGGCGCGAACGCAGTGGTGCCTGGTCATGTTCCTGCTGGCCTTCATCGGCACGTTATCTGTGGAGTTCCGCCACTTCAACTTCGATGTCGTCTGCATGGAGCACCAAGAGCCGCCCGTCACCCTGTCGGACAGGTTCTCTGTGGTGTCGGAGAATCACCCCGGTACCACGATGCAAACACAGGATCACCCTGGCTACTTTTGA
- the enoph1 gene encoding enolase-phosphatase E1, giving the protein MATVAIPANTTALLLDIEGTTTPITFVKDILFPYIRDQLEDYLSTHWEEDECKQDVHLLKKQLEEDLRQNRACPVHVLDQTVHTDEEKAIHEVMENVLWQMAADRKTTALKQFQGHMWRAAYSAGRIKGEMYQDVVPSIRSWRRHGLKVYIYSSGSVEAQKLLFGYSVEGDVLDLFDGHFDTNIGLKVEGKSYERIAERIGCPPEEITFLTDVSREAKAAEDAGMNVVVVVRPGNLELSEEERGLYTLVTSFNQLQVTGSV; this is encoded by the exons ATGGCCACTGTGGCGATTCCAGCAAATACCACAGCACTGTTGCTGGATATTGAGGGGACAACAACACCGATAACCTTTGTTAAG GATATCTTATTTCCATACATCAGAGATCAACTTGAAGATTATCTGTCAACCCACTGGGAAGAAGATGAATGCAAACAGGATGTTCATCTTCTAAAGAAACAG CTGGAGGAGGACCTCCGGCAGAACCGGGCGTGTCCCGTGCATGTGCTTGACCAGACGGTGCACACGGACGAGGAGAAGGCCATCCACGAGGTGATGGAAAACGTCCTGTGGCAGATGGCGGCTGACAGGAAGACCACGGCGCTCAAGCAGTTCCAGGGTCACATGTGGCGGGCGGCTTACTCTGCAGGGAGAATCAAAGGCGA AATGTATCAGGATGTAGTTCCGTCTATTAGAAGTTGGAGGAGACACGGCCTGAAGGTGTACATCTACTCCTCTGGAAGCGTGGAGGCCCAGAAGCTTCTGTTTGGATACTCTGTGGAAGGAGATGTTTTAGAT CTTTTCGATGGCCACTTTGATACGAACATCGGACTCAAGGTGGAGGGTAAAAGCTACGAGAGGATCGCTGAACGGATTGGTTGCCCGCCTGAAGAAATCACATTCTTGACGGACGTCTCTAGAG AAGCGAAGGCGGCGGAAGACGCAGGGATgaacgtggtggtggtggtgaggccGGGGAACCTGGAGCTGAGCGAGGAGGAGCGGGGCCTCTACACACTCGTCACATCCTTCAACCAGCTCCAAGTCACGGGGAGCGTTTAA
- the LOC130372563 gene encoding heterogeneous nuclear ribonucleoprotein D0-like isoform X1, with product MPVMSEDLEFGDDPTMMTMEEDGEASNDEAMSATADSGLAGAESEGSKIDASKNEEDQGKMFVGGLSWDTTKKDLKDYFSKFGEVVDCTLKLDPMTGRSRGFGFVLFKEADSVDKVVTQKDHKLNGKVIDPKKAKAMKSKEPIRKVFVGGLSPDTPEEKLREYFGAFGEVEAVELPMENKTNKRRGFCFITFKEEETVKQIMEKKYHNIGLSKDPVNTGTRTTTTMATKGTETTVTTATTIRATAATAEDTTTPATTTTTADTVTTTIRRADTASRRDEAATRTATNRINATERPHLFQEADIPCRRTSSTPRYSVPAQCGRGTRGIGSRMPPFGFKMAVEEESARGGNGWRVVLRRHKNPVRGFQSIVFNSEVVLQSHHFITILILFYSSKI from the exons ATG CCTGTCATGTCGGAGGACCTTGAATTCGGAGATGACCCGACCATGATGACCatggaggaagatggagaggcGAGCAACGACGAAGCAATGTCTGCCACGGCTGACAGTGGCCTAGCAGGGGCCGAGTCCGAGGGATCAAAAATTGATGCCAGCAAAAACGAAGAGGACCAAGG GAAGATGTTTGTGGGGGGGCTGAGCTGGGACACCACCAAGAAAGACCTGAAGGATTACTTCTCCAAGTTCGGAGAGGTGGTGGACTGCACTCTGAAGCTGGACCCTATGACCGGCCGCTCCAGGGGCTTCGGCTTCGTGCTGTTCAAGGAGGCGGACAGTGTTGACAAG GTGGTCACACAGAAGGATCATAAGCTTAACGGGAAGGTGATCGACCCCAAGAAGGCCAAAGCCATGAAGAGCAAGGAGCCGATCAGGAAAGTCTTTGTGGGCGGTCTCTCTCCCGACACCCCAGAGGAGAAACTCAGGGAGTACTTTGGTGCTTTTGGAGAG GTGGAGGCCGTAGAGCTGCCGATGGAGAACAAGACCAACAAGCGGAGAGGTTTCTGCTTCATCACGTTcaaagaggaggagacggtgaAGCAGATCATGGAGAAGAAGTACCACAACATCGGCCTCAGCAAG GACCCAGTCAACACTGGGACCAGGACTACGACAACTATGGCAACCAAGGGTACGGAAACTACGGTAACTACGGCTACAACAATCAGGGCTACGGCGGCTACGGCGGAGGATACGACTACTCCGGCTACAACAACTACTACGGCGGATACGGTGACTACGACA ATCCGGAGGGCGGATACGGCAAGTCGCCGCGACGAGGCGGCCACCAGAACAGCTACAAACCGTATTAACGCCACGGAACGGCCACACCTGTTCCAAGAAG CGGACATTCCTTGCAGGCGaaccagctccacccccagatACTCTGTGCCCGCTCAGTGCGGACGGGGTACGAGAGGCATAGGCTCTCGAATGCCGCCATTTG gCTTCAAGATGGCGGTAGAAGAAGAATCTGCGCGGGGGGGCAACGGATGGCGTGTGGTGTTGAGGAGGCACAAGAATCCAGTCAGAGGTTTTCAGTCCATTGTTTTTAATTCAGAGGTGGTCCTCCAATCACATCATTTTATCACTATCCTTATTTTATTCTATTCGTCAAAGATTTGA
- the LOC130372563 gene encoding heterogeneous nuclear ribonucleoprotein D0-like isoform X2 gives MPVMSEDLEFGDDPTMMTMEEDGEASNDEAMSATADSGLAGAESEGSKIDASKNEEDQGKMFVGGLSWDTTKKDLKDYFSKFGEVVDCTLKLDPMTGRSRGFGFVLFKEADSVDKVVTQKDHKLNGKVIDPKKAKAMKSKEPIRKVFVGGLSPDTPEEKLREYFGAFGEVEAVELPMENKTNKRRGFCFITFKEEETVKQIMEKKYHNIGLSKCEIKVAMSKEQYQQQQHWGGRGGYGSRPRGRGGPSQHWDQDYDNYGNQGYGNYGNYGYNNQGYGGYGGGYDYSGYNNYYGGYGDYDNPEGGYGKSPRRGGHQNSYKPY, from the exons ATG CCTGTCATGTCGGAGGACCTTGAATTCGGAGATGACCCGACCATGATGACCatggaggaagatggagaggcGAGCAACGACGAAGCAATGTCTGCCACGGCTGACAGTGGCCTAGCAGGGGCCGAGTCCGAGGGATCAAAAATTGATGCCAGCAAAAACGAAGAGGACCAAGG GAAGATGTTTGTGGGGGGGCTGAGCTGGGACACCACCAAGAAAGACCTGAAGGATTACTTCTCCAAGTTCGGAGAGGTGGTGGACTGCACTCTGAAGCTGGACCCTATGACCGGCCGCTCCAGGGGCTTCGGCTTCGTGCTGTTCAAGGAGGCGGACAGTGTTGACAAG GTGGTCACACAGAAGGATCATAAGCTTAACGGGAAGGTGATCGACCCCAAGAAGGCCAAAGCCATGAAGAGCAAGGAGCCGATCAGGAAAGTCTTTGTGGGCGGTCTCTCTCCCGACACCCCAGAGGAGAAACTCAGGGAGTACTTTGGTGCTTTTGGAGAG GTGGAGGCCGTAGAGCTGCCGATGGAGAACAAGACCAACAAGCGGAGAGGTTTCTGCTTCATCACGTTcaaagaggaggagacggtgaAGCAGATCATGGAGAAGAAGTACCACAACATCGGCCTCAGCAAG TGTGAGATCAAGGTGGCAATGTCGAAGGAACagtaccagcagcagcagcactggggGGGCCGAGGGGGCTACGGCTCCCGACCTCGGGGAAGAGGGG GACCCAGTCAACACTGGGACCAGGACTACGACAACTATGGCAACCAAGGGTACGGAAACTACGGTAACTACGGCTACAACAATCAGGGCTACGGCGGCTACGGCGGAGGATACGACTACTCCGGCTACAACAACTACTACGGCGGATACGGTGACTACGACA ATCCGGAGGGCGGATACGGCAAGTCGCCGCGACGAGGCGGCCACCAGAACAGCTACAAACCGTATTAA
- the LOC130372563 gene encoding heterogeneous nuclear ribonucleoprotein D0-like isoform X3 has product MSEDLEFGDDPTMMTMEEDGEASNDEAMSATADSGLAGAESEGSKIDASKNEEDQGKMFVGGLSWDTTKKDLKDYFSKFGEVVDCTLKLDPMTGRSRGFGFVLFKEADSVDKVVTQKDHKLNGKVIDPKKAKAMKSKEPIRKVFVGGLSPDTPEEKLREYFGAFGEVEAVELPMENKTNKRRGFCFITFKEEETVKQIMEKKYHNIGLSKCEIKVAMSKEQYQQQQHWGGRGGYGSRPRGRGGPSQHWDQDYDNYGNQGYGNYGNYGYNNQGYGGYGGGYDYSGYNNYYGGYGDYDNPEGGYGKSPRRGGHQNSYKPY; this is encoded by the exons ATGTCGGAGGACCTTGAATTCGGAGATGACCCGACCATGATGACCatggaggaagatggagaggcGAGCAACGACGAAGCAATGTCTGCCACGGCTGACAGTGGCCTAGCAGGGGCCGAGTCCGAGGGATCAAAAATTGATGCCAGCAAAAACGAAGAGGACCAAGG GAAGATGTTTGTGGGGGGGCTGAGCTGGGACACCACCAAGAAAGACCTGAAGGATTACTTCTCCAAGTTCGGAGAGGTGGTGGACTGCACTCTGAAGCTGGACCCTATGACCGGCCGCTCCAGGGGCTTCGGCTTCGTGCTGTTCAAGGAGGCGGACAGTGTTGACAAG GTGGTCACACAGAAGGATCATAAGCTTAACGGGAAGGTGATCGACCCCAAGAAGGCCAAAGCCATGAAGAGCAAGGAGCCGATCAGGAAAGTCTTTGTGGGCGGTCTCTCTCCCGACACCCCAGAGGAGAAACTCAGGGAGTACTTTGGTGCTTTTGGAGAG GTGGAGGCCGTAGAGCTGCCGATGGAGAACAAGACCAACAAGCGGAGAGGTTTCTGCTTCATCACGTTcaaagaggaggagacggtgaAGCAGATCATGGAGAAGAAGTACCACAACATCGGCCTCAGCAAG TGTGAGATCAAGGTGGCAATGTCGAAGGAACagtaccagcagcagcagcactggggGGGCCGAGGGGGCTACGGCTCCCGACCTCGGGGAAGAGGGG GACCCAGTCAACACTGGGACCAGGACTACGACAACTATGGCAACCAAGGGTACGGAAACTACGGTAACTACGGCTACAACAATCAGGGCTACGGCGGCTACGGCGGAGGATACGACTACTCCGGCTACAACAACTACTACGGCGGATACGGTGACTACGACA ATCCGGAGGGCGGATACGGCAAGTCGCCGCGACGAGGCGGCCACCAGAACAGCTACAAACCGTATTAA